ttcttGTGTACTATTTTATTTTGGTGTCCTTTGCAGGGCAGAACCTTTGCTGGCCAGGATCAAAACCGACAGGACAGTGGTAGTGTCTCCTGTTTTTGATAAGGTCCATTTTGATGACCTACATGTGGAAACATACGTTCCACTCTCTCATGGCTTTGACTGGGCTTTGTGGTGCATGTATGAGTCCTTTAGCCCGGAGTGGCTGAAGATGGATGATGAATCGCAGCCTGGGAAGTATGTGGATCAAGCACTGTTTCATTTAACCAGATTACAATGAGCAGGATGATTATGTTAGACCCTAAACTAGAGCAGCTGCACCAAAGAAGACTGGCCAGCAACCTATAAATCAGCGTGGATGTCATTTATCAGGGCACTGTCTCTGTGAGATTTCTCTGTGTAGTGTCAAGCTACATGTAGAGCAAACAATAGTAACATGTAACATGTCAACCACATTTTTAGGAGTCCCTCTGTTATGGGAATCTTTGCAGCTGACAGAAACTTCCTTGGAGAAATTGGTGGGCTCGACGGTGGAATGACAGTTTACGGAGGAGAGAACGTCGAACTTGGGATTCGTGTGAGTTGCCACAATAAGAATGACTGCAGTTAAACCGTTTTTGAAGATTTGCATATCCGCTAATGACCACTGGATCTATAATTTGACTGCTCAGGTGTGGCTGTGTGGAGGAAGCGTGGAGGTTGTACCTTGCTCCAGGATCGCTCACATTGAGAGGGCCCATAAACCGTATGCGCCCGATCTCAACCCTGCCATGAGGAGAAATGCTTTGAGGGTTGCAGAAATCTGGATGGATGATTACAAGAAGAACGTGTTGATTGCCTGGAATGTTCCTCTTCAGGTTGGCATAACGGTTGATATTCATGGCATGACTTGCTGAGACTTGTACAGAACAAAGCCGTAGTTAGTTATTAGCAACACCTGTGCTTTGCCTACATGCCACAAGCCACAATGTCGAGTACAGCCAAAGTATTTTTGtccttttattattatatatatatatatttaatttaatggaAGTTCTGAATTCTGGGTTGAGTTGGCATGGAATGACTCAAAAATGCATCTGCATTTTCATAACTATTACATTAACAGCTACTGTTAGAGCCACTGTTTCCACATTTATTTGCCCCAGTTTTATAAATGACATTTATTGTTTAGATGAATAGAGattcttctttttgttcatgCTCTTTCTGGCCTGACATTTGACACACAGGATCATGGAATTGACATTGGCGATGTGTCTAAGATGAAGAAGCTCAGAGAAAAGCTCCAGTGTAAACCTTTCAAGTGGTACCTGGAGAATGTTTATCCAAGTCTGGAACCATGGGATAACCTGTTGGGGTATGGTGGGGTAAGGGCAAACTTAAGTCATTCATTTGTAGATATAGCAAATAATCTTATACATGAGTATTATATTAGTAAACTTGAAATATTTACACATTGAATTCAGTATCAGAAATCCGATGTTCAAAGACCTTCTGTATTTATTGCATGTTATTTTCAGTTAAGATAATAAAAGCACCAATTAAACATGCTCTGGTAAAACCTTAAAAAGGGTGGTCATGCTAAACTTGAGATTGAACAATGCATTTGAAAagatataaaacaaattaatcTTTACATTGTAGAGAAACACAAGGGACATAAATAACTCCCTTATTATTACACTGACCCGTACAGCTTCAGAACACCCTTCTAAGGCAGCACTGTGTGGACCAGGGAGCCGTTCCAGGAAACATCCCCATCTTGTACGAGTGCCACTTCCAACAGCCACAGGTAgtcaaagaagaaagagagaaaaaactgatAGTTATGACAACAATAAATCGTAACATTAAATCATGACTTTTCCTTCTCACCAGCATTGCTACTACAACACAGATGGAGAAATCATCATAGGGGGGATTCAGTCTCACAAATATAACCACAACCGCTGCCTGGTTGATCCAGGCTCTGGCAGCACTCCCACTCTGCAAGACTGTCAGCTGGCAAAGATAAATCAGCTACACATGCACTGGGACTTCAGACAAGTAAGTCATTGGCTGGTGGCAGTCATGGTAGAGTTTTGTTCAGACTCCTGTACAGTTACTCGTGTATAGTCATTTCAGGTACTATAGAGAAAAGGCAAGTCAGAAATTCTACACATAGGtgctttaattatttttttatataagcACTCATATATCCTCTATTGATCACACATTTGCAGGGACAAGCAAtcagaaacaaagcaacaaagagATGTCTTGAGGTTGCCCAGAGAGAATACTCTCACTATGAGCTCATCATTCAGCGGTGCAGTGGACAGAGCTGGAAGATTGAGCACGTCAACACcagtttttagtttagttagCATCTAAATGTATGAGGTATTCAGGTAGGATAATGTCAAACTGgatcttcttttcctttttttgtactGATTAAGAAAAAATTTTAATCTAAACTACCATGccttgagtgtgtgtctgagtttgtttttgcagtAAGCCAAATATTTTCAATACGTGTCTCGAAACGCACCCACAGATTAACTGTTCATACAGTTAACAAAcaatctctccctcctcctaaCAAAGTTAGGCTTTGTGTGTgccttgcatgtggttttggtcacataaaagcaattaagtgtgtgtgtgtgtgtttgtgtgtgtgtgtgtgtgtgtgtgtctgtggcttctttcttaatttacccccgcttgtctttgttttcttttgacagtttgatgactgactgagcgactgagccaatcacatttcagtagaaacagggatcagctcaaattGGGAGGGGCCGCTCGTATCcccccttaatatgcaaaatattagtttcactCAGTCCAGCGGTGcggaatcatcccagtctaacgtTACGTTCATAGACAGTAAAACAGGGACATAATACCCGTGACGTCACcgattggtttcggggagtcggtttcatgaccaaaccatgggcatttgagccaCCACACGatagtccccgagtccgacccaaCAAGCTTGACCCTAAGCTACTGCAACACACAGCAAGAGCTCGTACCTGAAGGTAAGTTCCTTAAAAACTATGACGCCAcagcacttgaaataataattaatcatttattgaGGTCAAACTACGtaagaaataaagccaaaaaatcGCAAAAACCCATCTTAAAAGTTAACGTTACAAATCTTTCTGTTTTATGgaattttgaggtcttactaaaatatgacttttttttagcatattatGAAGCCTTACTGCCCCATGACGTGTTTTGGGACATTGTGAGGTCTtgcaaaaaaatctgtatttttggcatattttccTTAGCCTTATCCCCccatgacgtgttttatgacattttgaggccaaaaaaaatgttgactttttttggtcgattttgacgccttactatactatgatgttttttatgacattttgaggtcaaaaatttttttgactttttttatccgaaaaaaacgccatactatactatgacgttttttatgacattttgaggtcaaaaatttttttgactttttttggccgattttgacgccttactatactatgacgttttttatgacattttgaggtcaaaattttttttgactttttttggccgattttgacgccttactatactatgacgctttgacattttgaggtcaaaaatttttttgactttttttgggcgaaaaaaacggcatactatactatgacgttttttatgacattttgaggtcaaaaaaattttttactttttttgtcccaaaaaaacgccatactatactatgacgttttttatgacattttgaggtcaaaaatttttttgacttttttttggccgaaaaaaacgccaaactatactatgacgttttttatgacattttgaggtcaaaaatttttttgactttttttgtcccaaaaaaacgccatacgatactatgacgttttttatgacattttgaggtcaaaatttttttggactttttttgtcccaaaaaaacgccatactatactatgacgttttttatgacattttgaggtcaaaaaaaattttgactttttttggccaaaaaaaacgccatactatactatgacgttttttatgacattttgaggtcaaagatttttttgactttttttggccgattttgacgccttactatactatgacgttttttatgacattttgaggtcaaaaatttttttgactttttttgtcccaaaaaaacgccatactatactatgacgttttttatgacattttgaggtcaaaaatttttttgactttttttgtcccaaaaaaacgccatactatactatgatgttttttatgacattttgaggtcaaaaatttttttgactttttttgtccgaaaaaaacgccaaactatactatgacgttttttatgacattttgaggtcaaaaatttttttgacttttttttggccgaaaaaaacgccaaactatactatgacgttttttatgacattttgaggtcaaaaatttttttgactttttttgtcccaaaaaaacgccatacgatactatgacgttttttatgacattttgaggtcaaaatttttttggactttttttgtcccaaaaaaacgccatactatactatgacgttttttatgacattttgaggtcaaaaaaaat
The window above is part of the Toxotes jaculatrix isolate fToxJac2 chromosome 5, fToxJac2.pri, whole genome shotgun sequence genome. Proteins encoded here:
- the LOC121182158 gene encoding probable polypeptide N-acetylgalactosaminyltransferase 8 produces the protein MKAYMRRAGLTGVFLLLIYIFICLIVSWRAGKSFPEGDSDQDIVKRKLDRIEQTLHKLSKLIEVSGQKSSTNKLFPHVDQEKEKIVVPKLYPNSYLFAKWGDGLSEEEQKEAEGLFQIYGYNVFLSNRLPLDRKVVDTRDIRCLKKTYPKDLPTISVVLIYVNEALSVIKRAIRSIITHTPEHLLKEIILVDDYSTYNDLGKPLQDYIDQIHKERPGLIKKVWHKKQMGLSQARISGWEQATADVVAILDAHIEATEGWAEPLLARIKTDRTVVVSPVFDKVHFDDLHVETYVPLSHGFDWALWCMYESFSPEWLKMDDESQPGKSPSVMGIFAADRNFLGEIGGLDGGMTVYGGENVELGIRVWLCGGSVEVVPCSRIAHIERAHKPYAPDLNPAMRRNALRVAEIWMDDYKKNVLIAWNVPLQDHGIDIGDVSKMKKLREKLQCKPFKWYLENVYPSLEPWDNLLGYGGLQNTLLRQHCVDQGAVPGNIPILYECHFQQPQHCYYNTDGEIIIGGIQSHKYNHNRCLVDPGSGSTPTLQDCQLAKINQLHMHWDFRQGQAIRNKATKRCLEVAQREYSHYELIIQRCSGQSWKIEHVNTSF